A region from the Sander vitreus isolate 19-12246 chromosome 1, sanVit1, whole genome shotgun sequence genome encodes:
- the LOC144519492 gene encoding neuroplastin-like isoform X2, whose product MHPSAVMLAVVLLGNLMLPFISAQNEPKINASDQTILSADTPIKPVTLQCNLTTAHTPHKESFWVKNGKEITNTRTEQRNTAYRIAKPRADDSGEYMCVYTFDMAPNANATIEVKAKPDITGHKRSENKNEGENGMLYCKSVGYPHPTWTWRKVDGTSYTDIDNSTGRFFITIRDNYTELNILNLDINTDPGIYQCNATNVIGNTAETTILRVRSNLAPLWPFLGVLAEIIILVVIIVVYEKRKTPDDIIDDDEPVGPMKTNSTNNHKDKNIRQRNTK is encoded by the exons AACCAAAGATCAATGCCTCTGATCAGACCATCCTATCAGCGGACACCCCTATCAAACCAGTTACCCTGCAGTGTAACCTCACCACTGCCCACACTCCCCACAAGGAAAGCTTTTGGGTGAAGAATGGAAAGGAAATCACAAACACACGGACAGAGCAGAGGAACACAGCATACAG AATTGCTAAACCACGGGCAGATGATTCCGGGGAATACATGTGTGTTTACACATTTGACATGGCACCGAATGCAAATGCTACAATTGAAGTAAAAG CAAAACCTGATATCACTGGCCACAAgcgaagtgaaaataaaaacgaggGAGAAAATGGAATGCTTTACTGCAAGTCTGTTGGTTACCCACATCCCACCTGGACATGGCGTAAAGTGGACGGAACATCCTACACG GACATTGACAACTCTACTGGACGCTTCTTCATCACAATCAGAGACAACTACACAGAGCTCAACATACTAAACCTGGATATAAACACCGATCCTGGAATATACCAATGCAATGCAACTAATGTGattggaaacactgctgagaCCACTATACTTCGGGTGCGCAGCAACCTTGCACCGCTTTGGCCTTTCCTGGGTGTGCTCGCAGAAATTATAATCCTAGTAGTCATCATTGTTGTGTACGAGAAACGCAAGACGCCAGACGACATTATTGATG ATGATGAACCAGTTGGACCAAT GAAAACAAATTCAACAAACAACCACAAGGACAAAAACATTCGCCAGAGGAATACAAAATAA